A genomic segment from Bradyrhizobium diazoefficiens USDA 110 encodes:
- a CDS encoding YeeE/YedE thiosulfate transporter family protein translates to MTTITESYVREAPRTARIDWSPYLVGAGIGLLSWIAFAVFGDPLGVTTAYSRVASLFAVPVIGPEAVAQNSYWKSMPLKWDYGVWFLVGIPLGAFLSAVMSGTWRLELVPEVWKERFGPSIAKRFVGAFLGGIVIMYGARLAGGCTSGHGISGGLQLAVSSWLFLAVMFATGLGISALMFRKR, encoded by the coding sequence ATGACCACCATCACGGAAAGCTACGTTCGCGAAGCGCCGCGCACTGCGCGCATCGACTGGTCGCCCTATCTCGTCGGCGCCGGGATCGGGCTGTTGAGCTGGATCGCCTTCGCAGTGTTCGGCGATCCGCTCGGCGTCACCACCGCCTATTCGCGCGTCGCCTCGCTGTTCGCCGTTCCGGTGATCGGGCCGGAGGCTGTGGCGCAGAATTCCTACTGGAAGAGCATGCCGCTGAAGTGGGACTACGGCGTCTGGTTCCTCGTCGGCATCCCGCTCGGCGCATTCCTCTCCGCAGTGATGTCGGGCACGTGGCGGCTCGAGCTCGTGCCGGAAGTCTGGAAGGAGCGGTTCGGACCATCGATCGCCAAGCGCTTTGTCGGCGCGTTCCTCGGCGGCATCGTGATCATGTACGGCGCACGGCTTGCTGGCGGCTGTACCAGCGGACACGGCATTTCCGGCGGTTTGCAGCTCGCGGTGTCGAGCTGGCTATTCCTGGCGGTGATGTTCGCCACAGGACTCGGTATCTCCGCGCTCATGTTCCGCAAACGGTGA
- a CDS encoding UbiD family decarboxylase — MRMEDVARKGPPADLRAWLAYLAERGKLAIAREGVALADELAAIAKRLERDSAVLFPRPDGHAIPVVANLFAGRDWVAESIGVTEDQLLPQLLAAASHPLPTHEVASGPVQEVVHEDIDLLRQLPVPKHNERDSGPYITAGLLIARNPKTGVQNVSIHRCQISGKNRIGVLLLPRHTFSYYRLAEELGQALEIAIVIGAHPALLLASQAIAALDEDEMAIAGALLGEPVDVVKCRTNSVRVPAHAEIVIEGRILQGVREPEGPFGEFPQYYGPRANREVIEVDAITHRKAPIFHTIVGGGFEHLILGGVPREATLLQHLRRSFPGVIDVRLTRGGTCRYHLAIKIDKANDGEPKNVMMCAFGAHYDIKQVIVVDKDVDISSCEEIEWAVATRFQADRDLMVVSGALGSKLDPTTDNGISAKMGLDATAPVSAPELAFKRIRVKGEEEVDLATALQADPSAAVARLLAGARA, encoded by the coding sequence ATGCGAATGGAAGATGTTGCGAGGAAGGGCCCGCCCGCCGATCTGCGCGCCTGGCTCGCTTATCTCGCCGAGCGCGGCAAGCTCGCGATCGCGCGCGAGGGCGTTGCGCTAGCGGACGAGCTCGCCGCCATCGCCAAGCGGCTGGAGCGCGACAGCGCCGTGCTGTTTCCGCGCCCCGACGGGCACGCGATCCCGGTCGTCGCCAACCTCTTTGCCGGCCGCGACTGGGTCGCAGAGTCCATCGGCGTCACCGAGGACCAGCTGCTGCCGCAGCTCCTCGCTGCCGCGAGCCATCCGCTGCCGACACATGAAGTGGCGAGCGGGCCCGTGCAGGAGGTCGTGCATGAGGATATCGATCTGCTGCGCCAGCTTCCGGTCCCCAAGCACAATGAGCGCGACAGCGGCCCCTACATCACCGCGGGCCTCTTGATCGCCCGCAATCCCAAGACCGGCGTGCAGAACGTCTCGATCCACCGCTGCCAGATATCTGGCAAGAACCGCATCGGCGTGCTGCTGCTGCCGCGGCATACATTCTCCTATTATCGCCTCGCGGAAGAGTTGGGCCAGGCGCTGGAGATCGCGATCGTCATCGGCGCGCATCCAGCCTTGCTGCTTGCATCCCAAGCCATCGCTGCGCTCGACGAGGACGAGATGGCGATTGCCGGTGCTCTGCTGGGCGAGCCGGTGGACGTCGTCAAATGCCGCACCAATTCGGTCCGCGTGCCCGCGCATGCGGAGATCGTGATCGAGGGACGGATCTTGCAGGGCGTGCGCGAGCCGGAAGGCCCGTTCGGCGAATTCCCCCAATATTACGGTCCGCGCGCCAATCGCGAGGTGATCGAGGTCGATGCGATCACGCATCGCAAGGCGCCGATCTTCCACACCATCGTCGGCGGCGGTTTCGAGCATCTCATCCTTGGCGGCGTGCCGCGCGAAGCGACGCTGCTGCAGCATCTGCGCCGCAGCTTTCCTGGCGTGATCGACGTCCGCCTGACTCGCGGCGGCACCTGCCGCTATCATCTCGCGATCAAGATCGACAAGGCCAATGACGGCGAGCCCAAGAACGTCATGATGTGTGCCTTCGGTGCGCATTACGACATCAAGCAGGTCATCGTGGTGGACAAGGACGTCGACATCTCCTCGTGCGAGGAGATCGAATGGGCGGTGGCGACGCGCTTCCAGGCCGATCGCGATCTCATGGTCGTTTCGGGCGCGCTCGGCTCGAAGCTCGATCCGACCACCGATAATGGCATCAGCGCGAAGATGGGCCTGGACGCGACCGCGCCGGTCAGCGCCCCCGAGCTCGCCTTCAAGCGCATTCGCGTCAAGGGCGAGGAGGAGGTTGATCTCGCCACGGCCTTGCAGGCCGATCCCAGCGCCGCGGTCGCGCGGTTGCTTGCGGGGGCGCGCGCATGA
- a CDS encoding YeeE/YedE thiosulfate transporter family protein encodes MTAMMTILGPVLMGAAFGFLLQRGKVTNCNVIENQFRLRDFTVLKVMGTAIVVGGIGVLLLVDTGNTKYYVKDANMLAIALGAALFGIGMVVYGYCPGTALGAIATGSIHALVGALGMVAGAILYALSFDWLKAHVLNVWALGKVRLPDVTNIPDIIWFAALAVGAGLFFWWIESVEAEQKRM; translated from the coding sequence ATGACCGCGATGATGACAATCCTTGGCCCCGTGCTAATGGGCGCTGCCTTCGGCTTCCTGCTGCAGCGTGGCAAGGTGACGAACTGTAATGTGATCGAGAACCAGTTTCGCCTGCGCGATTTTACTGTGCTGAAGGTGATGGGCACGGCGATCGTCGTCGGCGGCATCGGCGTGCTGCTGCTCGTCGATACCGGCAACACGAAGTACTACGTGAAGGATGCCAACATGCTGGCGATCGCGCTCGGCGCCGCTTTGTTCGGTATCGGCATGGTGGTCTATGGCTATTGCCCGGGAACGGCGCTCGGCGCCATCGCCACCGGCAGCATCCATGCCTTGGTCGGCGCGCTCGGCATGGTTGCCGGTGCTATCCTTTACGCGCTGAGTTTCGATTGGCTGAAAGCGCACGTGCTCAACGTCTGGGCGCTCGGCAAAGTCCGCCTTCCGGACGTGACGAACATCCCGGACATCATTTGGTTCGCCGCTCTTGCAGTCGGCGCCGGACTGTTCTTCTGGTGGATCGAATCTGTGGAAGCTGAGCAGAAGCGGATGTAG
- the istA gene encoding IS21-like element ISBj11 family transposase — translation MPGRHITDHQMRLYMKYRQTDSPPVAAAKASFSTSTAYRIEKDRRLPSQKKAPRGRRRPDPLARVFETEIAPMLKAAPGVRPVTIFEELLRRHPELGAGIRRTLERRIRAWRAIHGEEQEVIFRQTHEPGQRGLSDFTDMGELGVTIAGVPLDHRLYHFRLAYSGFEHAHVVLGGESFVALAEGLQNALWSLGGAPREHRTDSLSAAFCNLDRDAKDDLTRRYEDLCAHYGMRPSRNNRGIAHENGAIESSHGHLKRAIGDALLLRGTADFDDLAAYRGFIDEIASRRNARNAKRIDSERSALQDLPDRRTSDYEEVIVHVTSSGGFTLRKVFYTVPSRLIGHRLRVRLYDDHLDVFVGGTHLLTLPRGRPHPNGKHDQVVDYRHVIHSLRRKPMALLNLVYRDQLFPREAYRRAFDVLRKRLPDKKACRIMVDLLALAHERGCEAELANQLTADLNDGRLPDLNRLRTHFAPDPAQVPNVVVRLAPLATYECLIGTAEIGGAA, via the coding sequence GTGCCAGGCCGACACATTACCGATCACCAAATGAGGCTCTACATGAAGTACCGTCAGACCGATAGCCCACCCGTGGCCGCCGCCAAGGCTTCGTTCAGCACCTCGACCGCTTACCGGATCGAGAAGGATCGACGCCTTCCGTCGCAGAAGAAGGCTCCCCGCGGCCGTCGCCGGCCAGATCCCTTGGCCCGCGTATTTGAGACAGAGATCGCGCCGATGCTGAAGGCCGCCCCCGGTGTGCGGCCGGTCACGATCTTCGAGGAGTTGCTCCGACGCCATCCCGAGCTCGGCGCCGGCATCCGTCGCACGCTGGAGCGCCGGATCCGGGCCTGGCGGGCGATCCACGGCGAGGAGCAGGAGGTCATCTTCCGCCAGACCCACGAACCCGGTCAGCGCGGCCTGTCCGACTTCACCGACATGGGCGAATTGGGTGTCACGATCGCGGGCGTACCGCTCGACCATCGTCTCTATCACTTCCGGCTGGCCTATTCCGGGTTTGAGCACGCCCATGTCGTGCTCGGCGGTGAGAGCTTCGTCGCTCTGGCCGAAGGCCTGCAGAATGCCTTGTGGTCACTCGGTGGGGCGCCACGGGAGCATCGCACCGACAGCCTGTCGGCCGCCTTTTGCAATCTCGACCGCGACGCCAAAGACGATCTGACGCGGCGATACGAAGACCTCTGTGCCCATTACGGCATGCGGCCTTCCCGCAACAATCGTGGCATCGCCCACGAGAACGGGGCGATCGAGAGTTCGCATGGTCATCTCAAGCGAGCGATCGGCGACGCGCTGTTGCTGCGTGGCACCGCCGACTTCGACGATCTAGCTGCCTATCGTGGCTTCATCGATGAGATCGCCAGCCGCCGCAATGCCCGCAACGCCAAGCGGATCGACAGTGAACGTAGCGCACTTCAGGATCTGCCGGACCGCCGCACGTCGGACTATGAAGAGGTGATCGTCCACGTGACGTCGTCCGGCGGCTTCACCTTGCGCAAGGTGTTCTACACGGTGCCGTCGCGCTTGATCGGCCATCGGCTGCGGGTGCGCCTGTATGACGATCACCTCGACGTGTTTGTCGGCGGCACGCATCTCCTCACCTTGCCGCGCGGGCGGCCGCATCCCAATGGCAAGCACGATCAGGTCGTCGATTATCGGCACGTGATCCATTCCTTGCGGCGCAAGCCGATGGCGCTCCTCAACCTGGTCTACCGCGACCAGCTGTTCCCCCGGGAAGCTTACCGCCGAGCCTTCGACGTCTTGCGCAAACGCTTACCGGACAAGAAGGCCTGCCGGATCATGGTCGATCTCCTCGCACTCGCCCATGAGCGCGGTTGCGAGGCCGAACTCGCCAATCAGCTCACGGCTGACCTGAACGACGGCCGGCTGCCCGACCTCAACCGGCTACGTACTCACTTCGCCCCGGATCCCGCCCAGGTGCCGAACGTCGTGGTACGCCTCGCACCGCTCGCCACCTATGAATGCCTCATCGGTACCGCCGAGATCGGAGGCGCCGCATGA
- a CDS encoding helix-turn-helix transcriptional regulator, translated as MSTALRIAHGAFGRVALLDMDRSLVRHAHHHCHVLLKVEGADTQFLVGDQVTPLTDMAAVLVDGWKPHAYVHDASRPRTLIMALYIEPEWLKEFRPGWAASGAPGFFERPSGEVSPRIRQLTLHLAAEMMANPDAVRTHEQTLSDLMIAVIERFTPWRSFPTSIRGMRAVSCDWRIRRAMDAMRVQDSYGSVDQFVKGAGLSRAQFFRLFETSLGVSPKIYLNVVRMERALDAVMREDTPLGELSERFGFPEPAHFTRFFRDHAGVSPREFRNVSRLAG; from the coding sequence ATGTCGACGGCCCTGCGCATCGCTCACGGCGCTTTCGGCAGGGTCGCTCTGCTCGACATGGATCGTTCGCTGGTCCGTCACGCCCATCATCATTGCCACGTCCTGCTCAAGGTCGAGGGCGCCGACACCCAGTTTCTGGTTGGCGATCAGGTCACGCCGCTCACGGACATGGCCGCCGTGCTGGTCGACGGCTGGAAGCCGCACGCCTATGTGCACGACGCCAGCCGTCCGCGCACGCTCATCATGGCGCTCTATATCGAGCCCGAATGGCTGAAGGAGTTCCGACCCGGATGGGCCGCGAGCGGCGCGCCGGGCTTTTTCGAACGCCCCTCGGGCGAGGTGTCGCCGCGCATCCGCCAGCTCACGCTGCATCTCGCAGCCGAAATGATGGCGAATCCGGACGCGGTGCGGACCCACGAGCAGACGCTGTCGGATCTCATGATCGCGGTGATCGAACGCTTCACGCCCTGGCGCAGCTTCCCGACCTCGATCCGCGGCATGAGGGCGGTGAGCTGCGACTGGCGCATCCGCCGCGCGATGGACGCGATGCGTGTGCAGGATTCCTATGGCAGCGTCGATCAGTTCGTGAAGGGCGCAGGGCTCTCGCGCGCGCAGTTCTTCCGCCTGTTCGAGACCTCGCTCGGCGTCTCGCCAAAAATCTATCTCAACGTCGTCCGCATGGAGCGCGCGCTCGATGCCGTCATGCGCGAGGACACGCCGCTCGGCGAGCTCAGCGAGCGCTTCGGCTTTCCGGAGCCGGCGCATTTCACGCGCTTCTTCCGCGACCATGCCGGCGTCAGCCCGCGCGAGTTTCGCAACGTCTCGCGTCTTGCGGGCTGA
- a CDS encoding LysR family transcriptional regulator: MQYFLCLAEEKNVTRAARQLNIVQPALSMQIAKLEAELGQKLFDRSVRGMTLTSAGEALVRLTAPIVRDAEYARQEMAQLGGRISGRVSVGLITSVAQSTMARSSATVASRYPEITLSVCEGYTETLVDWVNTGQLDFALINVPRRRTPLAAHHVMDEEMVFACRKDGPIKPPARLRFDHIANVDLVLPSKRHGLRLILDEHAAAVGIDLRPRLELDTLPALCDVIATTDFATVLPTIALRQSLASGAIRAHRFNEQRIVRSIAWVHHPRRTVSVAAKAVLDVISRDLAQAAAVAKEFVEPTSGGTSSSSRKRRRTPRRKTIS; encoded by the coding sequence ATGCAATATTTCCTGTGCCTGGCCGAGGAAAAGAACGTCACCCGGGCCGCGCGCCAGCTCAATATCGTGCAGCCGGCGCTGAGCATGCAGATCGCCAAGCTCGAGGCCGAGCTCGGGCAAAAACTGTTCGACCGCAGCGTCCGGGGCATGACGCTGACCAGCGCCGGCGAAGCGCTGGTGCGGCTGACGGCGCCGATCGTGCGCGATGCCGAATATGCCCGGCAGGAGATGGCACAGCTCGGCGGGCGCATCTCGGGCCGCGTCTCGGTCGGCCTCATCACGTCGGTGGCGCAAAGCACGATGGCGAGGTCGTCGGCGACCGTCGCCAGCCGCTATCCCGAGATCACGCTGTCGGTCTGCGAGGGCTACACCGAGACGCTGGTCGACTGGGTCAACACCGGCCAGCTCGATTTCGCGTTGATCAACGTGCCGCGCCGCAGGACTCCGCTGGCCGCGCATCACGTCATGGACGAGGAGATGGTGTTCGCCTGCCGTAAGGACGGCCCGATCAAGCCGCCGGCAAGACTGCGTTTCGACCACATCGCCAATGTCGACCTCGTGCTGCCCTCGAAACGGCACGGCCTGCGGCTAATCCTGGACGAGCACGCCGCCGCCGTCGGCATCGACCTGAGGCCGCGTCTCGAACTCGACACCCTGCCTGCGCTCTGCGATGTGATCGCCACCACGGATTTCGCAACCGTGCTGCCGACCATCGCACTCCGGCAATCGCTCGCGAGCGGAGCCATCCGGGCGCATCGCTTCAACGAGCAACGGATCGTGCGCTCGATTGCCTGGGTGCATCACCCGCGGCGAACGGTGTCGGTCGCGGCGAAGGCCGTGCTCGACGTCATCAGCCGCGACCTCGCGCAGGCCGCCGCCGTGGCAAAGGAGTTCGTGGAGCCTACCTCCGGTGGCACAAGCTCGTCCTCCCGAAAAAGGCGCAGAACGCCGCGGCGGAAAACGATCTCTTAG
- a CDS encoding YeeE/YedE family protein, whose amino-acid sequence MLTTLIDLLGEDRLSWLGGLLVGGVFGFFAQRSRFCLRAAAVEFSRGEGGPRLAVWLLTFAAALVGTQAFVALGLLDVSEARQLAQQGSISGALVGGMMFGCGMILARGCASRLLVLSANGNLRALLSGLVFAVTAQASYRGLLSPAREWVTNLWLVDGGPSRDIMAAFGGGTPEKLAFGGLWLIAGLTFAFRSHLPRRLIFAALATGVAVVAGWLFTYQLSQASFAPVTLKSLTFSGPSAELLMLVLNSSQIRLGFDLGIIPGVFLGSFVAAASAHELKLEGFFDGLGMRRYLLGAVLMGFGAMLAGGCAVGAGVTGASIFALTAWLVLGGMWLGAGLTDLFVDRAGTPQPQQAAGSPAAGA is encoded by the coding sequence GTGCTGACGACACTCATCGATCTCCTGGGGGAAGACCGCCTGTCATGGCTCGGCGGCCTTCTGGTCGGCGGCGTCTTTGGATTCTTCGCCCAGCGCAGCCGCTTCTGCCTGCGCGCCGCCGCCGTCGAGTTCTCCCGCGGCGAGGGCGGCCCGCGCCTTGCGGTCTGGCTCCTGACCTTTGCCGCGGCGCTGGTGGGCACGCAGGCCTTTGTCGCGCTCGGTCTGCTCGACGTCTCCGAGGCGCGCCAGCTCGCGCAGCAGGGCAGCATCTCCGGTGCGCTCGTGGGCGGCATGATGTTCGGCTGCGGCATGATTCTGGCCCGCGGCTGTGCCAGCCGGCTGCTCGTGCTCTCGGCCAATGGCAATCTCAGGGCGCTGCTGTCGGGCCTGGTGTTTGCGGTGACGGCGCAGGCTTCTTATCGCGGCCTGCTGTCGCCTGCGCGCGAGTGGGTGACCAATCTGTGGCTTGTCGACGGCGGGCCGTCGCGCGACATCATGGCGGCGTTCGGCGGCGGTACGCCCGAGAAGCTCGCTTTCGGTGGACTATGGCTGATCGCGGGGCTCACCTTCGCCTTTCGCAGCCATTTGCCGCGCCGGCTGATCTTCGCCGCGCTGGCGACGGGCGTAGCCGTCGTCGCCGGCTGGCTCTTCACCTACCAGCTGTCGCAGGCCTCCTTCGCACCGGTGACGCTGAAAAGCCTCACCTTCAGCGGACCGTCGGCCGAATTGCTGATGCTGGTCTTGAACAGCTCGCAGATCCGGCTCGGCTTCGACCTCGGCATCATTCCCGGCGTGTTTCTCGGCTCGTTCGTCGCTGCGGCAAGCGCGCATGAGCTGAAGCTCGAGGGATTTTTCGACGGGCTCGGCATGCGGCGCTATCTGCTCGGCGCGGTGCTGATGGGTTTCGGCGCGATGCTCGCCGGCGGCTGCGCGGTCGGCGCGGGCGTGACCGGCGCCTCGATATTCGCGCTCACCGCCTGGCTCGTGCTCGGCGGCATGTGGCTCGGGGCTGGACTCACCGACCTCTTCGTCGACCGTGCCGGTACGCCACAACCGCAGCAGGCCGCTGGCTCGCCCGCAGCGGGCGCGTGA
- a CDS encoding ArsR/SmtB family transcription factor, with protein MRRMNTNELERQAKGVAALMRMLANEHRLLIVCKLVEYGEISASALAEDVGLSASALSQHLAKLKTQRIVACRRDGQTMWYRVADRRIEELFSTLHRLFCKTPKR; from the coding sequence ATGCGCCGAATGAATACGAACGAACTCGAAAGGCAGGCAAAGGGGGTGGCCGCCCTGATGCGCATGCTTGCCAATGAGCATCGTCTGCTCATCGTCTGCAAGCTCGTCGAATATGGCGAAATCAGCGCGAGCGCGCTTGCCGAGGATGTCGGCCTTTCCGCTTCGGCCCTATCGCAGCACCTTGCAAAGCTGAAGACACAGCGCATCGTCGCCTGTCGGCGCGATGGTCAGACGATGTGGTACCGTGTCGCAGACCGGAGGATCGAAGAGCTGTTTTCAACGCTGCACAGGCTCTTCTGCAAGACACCAAAACGGTGA
- the istB gene encoding IS21-like element ISBj11 family helper ATPase IstB: MSTTNVVDTARLNLLLNELRLPAIKALWPQFAEQSDKEGWPAARFLATIAEHEIAERGRRRIERHLVEARLPTGKTFDSFDFEAVPMISKAQMTALAAGDGWLGKGANLLLFGPPGGGKSHLAAAIGLALIENGWRVLFTRTTDLVQKLQVARRELNLEGAINRLDRFDLVILDDLAYVTKDQAETSVLFELISARYERRSLLITANQPFGEWNKVFPDPAMTLAAIDRLVHHATIVEMNVESYRRRTALERKRGPGRPPEHATQKTLA, translated from the coding sequence ATGAGCACAACCAACGTAGTCGACACCGCGCGCCTCAATCTGTTGCTCAACGAGCTGCGGCTGCCCGCCATCAAGGCGCTGTGGCCGCAATTTGCCGAGCAATCCGATAAAGAAGGCTGGCCGGCGGCGCGCTTCCTCGCCACCATTGCCGAGCACGAGATCGCTGAGCGCGGCCGCCGCCGCATCGAGCGCCATCTCGTCGAGGCGCGGCTGCCTACCGGAAAGACCTTTGACAGCTTCGACTTCGAGGCCGTGCCGATGATCTCCAAGGCGCAAATGACCGCACTCGCCGCCGGCGACGGCTGGCTCGGCAAGGGCGCCAATCTGCTGCTGTTTGGTCCGCCCGGTGGAGGCAAGAGCCACTTGGCGGCAGCAATCGGCTTGGCCCTCATCGAGAACGGATGGCGCGTCCTGTTCACCCGCACCACCGATCTCGTGCAGAAGCTCCAGGTGGCTCGCCGCGAGCTCAACCTCGAGGGCGCCATCAACCGCCTCGATCGCTTCGATCTCGTCATCTTGGACGATCTTGCCTATGTCACCAAGGACCAGGCCGAGACCAGTGTGCTGTTCGAGCTCATCAGCGCACGCTACGAGCGACGCTCTTTGCTGATCACCGCCAATCAGCCCTTTGGAGAATGGAACAAGGTCTTTCCGGACCCAGCTATGACCCTCGCGGCGATCGATCGCCTTGTTCACCACGCCACCATCGTCGAGATGAACGTCGAGAGCTATCGCAGGCGGACTGCCCTCGAGCGAAAGCGTGGTCCAGGGCGGCCACCGGAGCACGCGACACAAAAAACGCTCGCTTGA
- a CDS encoding tripartite tricarboxylate transporter substrate-binding protein yields the protein MTAVPDVPTAAEAGLKNYESAAWLALLAPANTDRAVVDKLYKAMVEAVNDPKVRALFVEQGAEPLVMDPQGLKNFMTSETTKWIGVIKKIGIEPM from the coding sequence ATGACGGCGGTGCCTGATGTCCCGACTGCGGCCGAAGCCGGCCTGAAGAATTACGAGAGCGCCGCCTGGCTTGCGCTTCTTGCGCCAGCGAACACCGATAGGGCCGTCGTCGACAAGCTCTACAAAGCGATGGTCGAAGCCGTAAACGATCCGAAGGTGCGCGCCCTCTTCGTCGAGCAGGGCGCCGAGCCGCTGGTGATGGATCCCCAGGGCCTGAAGAATTTCATGACCTCGGAAACGACGAAATGGATCGGGGTCATCAAGAAGATCGGCATCGAGCCGATGTGA
- a CDS encoding UbiX family flavin prenyltransferase, with amino-acid sequence MQDVSPKRMIIGISGASGVTYGVRLLQLLRNAGVETHLVMSKTAEQTFAYETDLKIAEVRALANVNHAIDDMASAISSGSFRTAGMIVAPCSMRSMSEIASGVTTTLLTRAADVVLKERRRLVLMVRETPLHTGHLRTMTALSEMGAMIAPPVPAFYAKPESLDDMVEHTVGRVLDLYDIDIGVVRRWGEDEALKRRSLSLRKIAP; translated from the coding sequence ATGCAGGACGTCAGCCCCAAGCGGATGATCATCGGCATTTCCGGCGCTTCGGGCGTCACCTATGGTGTGCGCCTGCTCCAGCTCCTGCGCAATGCCGGCGTCGAGACGCATCTGGTGATGTCGAAGACCGCCGAGCAGACGTTTGCCTATGAGACCGACCTGAAGATCGCGGAGGTGAGGGCGCTCGCCAATGTCAACCATGCGATCGACGACATGGCCTCCGCCATCTCCAGCGGCTCGTTCCGCACCGCGGGCATGATCGTGGCGCCGTGCTCGATGCGCTCGATGTCCGAGATCGCGTCCGGTGTGACCACGACACTGCTGACACGGGCTGCCGACGTCGTGCTCAAGGAGCGCCGGCGCCTGGTGCTGATGGTGCGCGAGACGCCGCTGCACACCGGGCATCTCCGGACGATGACGGCACTCTCGGAGATGGGCGCGATGATCGCGCCGCCCGTGCCGGCCTTCTACGCCAAGCCCGAAAGCCTCGACGACATGGTCGAGCACACGGTCGGCCGCGTGCTCGACCTCTACGACATCGATATTGGCGTCGTGCGCCGCTGGGGCGAGGACGAGGCGCTCAAGCGCCGCTCGCTGTCGCTGCGCAAGATCGCGCCCTGA